Genomic DNA from Xiphophorus hellerii strain 12219 chromosome 16, Xiphophorus_hellerii-4.1, whole genome shotgun sequence:
ATGGCATTCATGTTAATCATGATATGTAAACATCTACAActaatttattcaaaaatattactTAGCCATaaaacaaagctgcttctctaaCAGCTGCCATCTTTCAGGCTGCAAAGCttagaacagaaacaaactccCACAACATGCAggagaaatgtcaaaaaaaaaccaactaattAATGGTATGGCTTTGGTCTAATCAAAATTACAGACTTTCTCAATTAATCTGACAACTCTTAAACACCTTAATGTTATGCTGGCTTGAAAAGGgagtttttttctcctcttataaaaaggtgagtttttcttttcttccataAAACTGCTAAGATTCAATGGAAACAGTTGCATGCAACACATGATTTCCTCTCAGGCTTGACTCTATTTAGCTCATTTTGAGCTCTGAAACTCCACTCACATGCACTTATGTAACACAGAAATGAGTTTATGAAGTCTTTCCATTGAAGACACACTAAAAATGCACAAactaaaaagtgtttaaaactAATCTGATGTATTTTGGTAACATTAACAGAAACTATGGAggtaaaaagaaactaaactttAGAGATTTAAAGCTACAGACTTTTCTAGGGGGATGTATGTTTAGACCAGATGAGAAAAATCTTCAGTATAACCGTTTCCTGCTTTAGAGAGAAATGACAGCAGTTTCATAAATGGTgcttttaaagataactttatatCCTCACAGCATGGCATTGTTAGTAGAAATCTGAGCAGCTGTTCAGATACCCTGTGGTctaaaataacttgaaaatgCAAATCAAAGTCAGCAAAAATCGGGTGAATTCAAGCGATCAAAACAGCTGCGAGTCCCTCAGGAATTCAAAAGCTGAACCTCCCCATTCAGTGTCAGGAAACTAAAGCCACAACAGAACAGCAGATAAGGATACAGGCTTACAGGAGCTGTGCTGCAAATATGCAAGCATGTGTTTTTCAACTATATCTGGACTCCAAGAGCACCAGATAATTGAAAGGTTTGCTACAGTAAAGCTACCAATGCATGTATAAATGTTTAATGCAGATGGGTCGAATTCACATCAGTCATTTAAACTTGGAAAATGTGGACTGCCTCAGCGTTTGCACGTGTGCATACtgtattttctataaaaatctaaaactaacTACAAAAccttcagtcaaaaaaaaaacaacaacttgatGATCCCGCTAACAGACTGGTTTCGGCAGATTGTTGTATGATGACTGGAAGACCGAGGATCATAAACTACTGGATTTGTCAAACACCTAAAGCCAACTGAACGCACTGAACTCTTGTACAAACTCTGACGAGGGGGGACAGTTTTGCCAGAGGGAGTCATTTGGTTCAAAGGAGCTTCAAAACTCACAAACAGAATTtatcagtaaataaaacaggaacacTCATTTCGCCACAAAATTACTAACTTCACAATGAATAATTGTCAAGATTGTAATGCAGAAATACTACCAAAGACGTCTCAATGACGCCAAACAAGCgaggaaaaaaatcttgttctttcaaatattctctAAGAGCATTTGGATTAAAGTAAGAGCAGATAATGTTCATGAAGCCTCTTGGTCATGTTTTAATGGATTCATCTGGGAATGAAAAAGACATTCCCAGATAAAAGTTGAGGTTGGTGCCCTATAAAAGTACAAACTGCCTTCCAATAAGTCTCGTTTGTGGGATTAAAAGCACCTTTTGAAAAGAACCTTTAGACGGgttttaaatatacttttcattaaaaccacatttctgcattaaaaatgtttattgatctaatgtaatattctagccctaaatgttgtgtttttgttttgtgtttatgcagAAAAACCAGCAtaactaaaagaaataaagtcttGAAAACACCAGCTTGTGTGTTATTAAACTGCACAATGTTTTAGTGGATTACTAATGATGATAGTTTCCTGGTATTCCTCCAGAAAGAACAGACCAATTCTTCTCAATAAAACATCCAGTGCAGTGATGCCAAAATTTATTTGAGATTCATTATGTTGCTCCTCTTGATCATTCCAGAATCTGTATGAACCTGAAGCCTGGCCCATTTGCCAACTATAATATAGTCTACTACTCTTATTATATCAATCAACCAAAACAGCAAGCATTCTTTTTTCAAGTCAAGAAATTCTAAACTACAAGAGAGAATTATGAAAGGATAACTGGCTGACTGCAACTGAGATTGAGTCAGTTCCTCTTACACTTGCCTCAACAGATTTTGGTGCCCAGATCTTGCCCAACGTCTTGGGTACAATctggtaataaaataaataaatagaaatcatGTAGCAACTTCTCTGCCTTAGTGGAATGCAGCCTTTGTTTACAGTTTCAGGTAACAAAAGGCAGCTATagtctgaatttaaaatgtgtgcATCTGAAGAAATTAGAATCAAAAAGTTTCTGGTTTCAGCAATTCTTTGCAAGTATTACAATACATACAGAAATGGAAAAgtaacaaatattaaaaagttgCACATCAACCACTTTGTTCTGTGAGAGAGCATAGGAAATCAcgtaaagaaaaagaaacttgtattgtgtaaaaaaaccccccaaaaaacaggtAAGGTTCTTCAACAGTGGTTTAACAACAGTTGCTTTGATCCATCTGTGTTGTAGATCATAAGACTCCCTCAAACTCTTGAATGGGTTCTGCTTCACAACTCAGCAGGCTGCAGTTTCACCTGTTCTATTTTCATAACCACACTTTAATTTCCTTCCACTGAGCTTCCAATTATTATTCTAAAATACAGCAATTTGGGAACAGCCACATTCATTTGCAGTTACCTTTTGCGGCTTAACCTCCTTATGAAGAATGTTAATGACTTTCAGCTGGACAGCAGCATGATTTCAATAGTCACAACTTATCATTtctattattaaaatacatttgtatcATTCTTATGTTTTGTTAAAAGACTTAATTTTGGGTTAGTATTATTTACTGGGATACACCTGCGTCTGATTAACTGTGGTTTGTTATCATTTCAAACACCAGACCTGCACCACCTCAATCTTTAATTGcaggttaaataaaaactaatgaatGAAGTCAGATTTACCTGGATGTTCTTCTCGCAGTCAGTCTGCTGATGCAGTGCCAACTCGCTCTCCAGGACGAACTTCTTGCCGCATTTGTCGCAGATTTGCATCCGCCTGTGTGTGACGTTCATGTGCTTCTCCAGGTACCAGCGTGTGTTGAACACCCGGGGACACTTCTCGCACGCCAGcatctccttctcctcctccagctctgccTTCTCGCCCGTCTTCTCTGTACTTGCGGAAGACGGGGTCGACCTGCCCGACCTGCGCTTGCTTTTTGGAGGCTCCATGCGCCTCCgccgccccctggtggtcaTTCCTGCTGTGGCGGCGCTCAGGGCCATTCGGAGGCTTTTCCTCTTTGGCGGGCTGGCTGATGAAGAACTTTGTCTGGTTCTTCTCGACCGCGTCGTTTGACTCTCCATCGCTTCGTCCTcttcgtcttcctcctcttcctcatcatggctctcctcctcttcttcctcctcttcttcttcctcctcatcatcctcatcacttcctcctctttctgagTCATCTGCTGCAGTTCCAGTTTTGTTGTCGCCCTTGGATACGTGAAGCGTCTGGTTGTTCAGATTCACCTCGACGATGATCTGCTCACGTTTGAAGCCCTCTTcattctcctcctcctcctcctcttcatcctcttcttcctcatcatcttcatcaACCTCAGTGTCATCAGAGGATTCCTGGTTTCCCGTTTCGGACTCCTGCGACCCAGCCTCCTGCGCTCCCTCTCTGAAGTActgctgatgctgctgtgaAGTCACATGCTGAGGCGGCACCTGACCCATGTTTTGGTCCGTCCCGACCGTCTTGGCTGACATCTTGTTGTCTACCAACACAGAATAAGGCTTTCCACTCACCTCCCTCCTGTGAACCTTTCCCGTCAGAACCAAATCCGGGTTATTAGAGTGATAATAGTTCTGGGACACAGGCGTCCTACGTGCCTCCTCCTGTGACATCCCGCCCAGGCTGGGGATGGAAACCTCCTCCTTCAGGTTCTGGCAGGATTTCATGAAGAAGTGATGATGGGATTATATCAGGTGTGAGCACAAGGtaatataaaagagaaaagactatgttgcaaaaaaaaagactagCCTAACCTAGCCTAGCCTGCAAGGAGGGGTAGGGGGCCAATCCCCCACCCTCCTTCTTCTGAGGAGATAGGAAGGAGGGGACGAGGTGAGAGACGATCAACCTGATTCAAAAAGAGCGTCCATTCTGTCCGGAGAAGGACACGCAGTTGGTAAGACATTAAAACTGTCCCAAAGTTTGTTCCATATAGCTGGGAAACAAAATCTGATTACAAAATCTCAGCGTCAGTTTTTCAAGGTCTTTCGGGTCCAGAGCAAGCGAAGGTGAGCCGGAGACCGCTCACCTGTCAGCACCTCCACGTCTCACTCGAAGCTCCATTTAACTGcaagacagagaaaaagaagaaacaaagaggcTTACAGATGAGATTAAAGACGATGTTCTTCCGCTCGCTTTGAGAAAACGGTGAGATTGCGACCTGAAACTGCAGGCATGTCGAGCTTGAAGCAGCGAGTGTCACATTTACCCACAGACGTTTGTCTTAGTGCCGAGTGTGGGAGCTGAAACCACAGGTTTCACGAATGACTGCGAGTAAAATTCAAATTTCAAAACTGTGCAGCCCGAATGTCTCTCTCGACCACAACTGAAAGATCTCATCAATTTTAACGTACAGATACATTTCTAAAGTGACACGCAGCTAGAGAACTCGCttgactgaaaacagaaactttattcCAAATGTACaatgaaaaacttaaaaacttttAAGCAAGGTCAAAAACCACAGAGCGCACTCCTGCAGCAGTAATAAAGCAGAAAACCTCGAAACAAACCGAAGCGGAGCATGCAAAAGCAAGAATCCAACCACTGTCCTTTAGCTTTTATCTAAAGTTGGATTGCaatcaaagtaaaaatcaaTTCACAACAATGTTAATGCCTCTCGGAAACAAGAAGCTCACCTGAAACGGCAAGAAACGCTGAAAAACATCAAGGTGTTCTTTCGCCTTAAGCAGCACATGTAAACGCAGCTCCCATTGACTGCTAGAAAGCGTAGTGTAACCACAGCTCTGGAGCTTCTATTGCAAACACAACCACAGGAAATTGTATGTCAACCTGTCAGTGAAACTTATCTGCTATACTTGTAACCTAAAGTGTGATTATCTTGTTTATAAACAAGTCACACACCGAAAAAGATGtatatattttcatgtttgttttagacTTGACTTTGAATCATGGATATACTAAAAGTTGGCACATTCGTACTGAGGCGTCTCCAGGTTGACAGTTGGGTGACCTCAAAAAGCCTTTACCAGTAATTCTGAGTATGCATCGAGGCGGTTTCTTTTGCTAGAAAACCTCCTATAGCACCATACACACAAATCAGCATCTCCTTTCTTGGAGACAGAAAATATCGCCTCCATCTTCACAAACATCTTGCACTTATGCACTCTTGGCTTAAAATAAACGCCCAACTGGctacagaagaaaaacaatgaagtaCTGCATccatatatgtacatatataatgtgatttgtatttaattttaaatcagattttgaaATCACAGTTTGTAAAATGCCACAAAATGAACCCTGGCTGTGCAACAGTGAATTTGTTGCTAagaatgtaaattaaatattacaaacccacctattttccatttatttttcttgtctttgaCCTGTTTTTGTCAGGATACCTTTTGTAGTTTGCTAGTGAAGTAGTTGTAGTAAACTGATTTGGACGTTTAACTTTTTGTGGATGCTATAATCCAATTCCATAATGACAACTACAATACTGTGAAAAAGCATTTGCACCCTTGCACATCTCTTTGTCATCACATGTTTAACATTGAAATACTGggaaaaaatactaaaaaactgttttgaattatgattttattaataaagtgAAAATGCCATCCAATCTAACATGGCcccatataaaaataaatctaattgcCAACAAAACCCAACAAGTGTTTGTTATACTTAAAAAACAGTCTTGTACATCTCTGTGTGCGAATTTTGGCACACTGTTTATTGgagaattgtttttattcagaaattttgaaTCGTTTTAAAGCATTACAGCTAGATTTGACTAACTCACTCCAAAAAACTTTTGTTCTTTGATCCAATCAGAGGTGATCTCGCTAGAATCCTAGGGGTCATTGCCCTGCTCCATAAGCTTCCCAGATTGTCTTCAGGATTTTCTACTGCAGAGCAGAATTCATAGATCCAAATGAAGGAAGTCATCCaggtcctgaagcagcaaaTCAGCCTCAGATCTTCACATGGCAACACTGTGTCAACATGATGTTCTTTTTATGAAATGCTCCGTTTGTTTTATGGCAAATGTAACGGGTTGTGCTTCTTCGAAAATGTTCCTCTTTTGACCACAGAAGATTTACTCAAAGGTCTGGGGGAGCATCAAGATATGTCGCAACATGTATAATAGgcctttttgttattttatagttttttcttttctttgaactCTCCACTGGATGGCATTTTTTGCCTagtctttttcttatttacaaaTCATGAACTCTGATCTTAATTGAGGGAAATAAAGTCTGCAGTGCTTCAGTGTGTTATGCTAGTTTCTTCTGCTACCTCCTGGATGAATTAATAAGTCAAAGTTTCCTGTGTGCTCTGTGGTTTTTGGCCTCACCGACTCATTGAGTCCTCATTTCTAACCCTGTATTTGTGGATCATAACGCTGACTTCTGCCAATTCTGCTGGAAAAGGCTTTATTATGGACAAACTCACCTAATGCTTGAAGAGATGGTGAGTTTCCTTGGTGTAAGGAGACCTAATactatttatattaaataaaaatggtccGACATTCGAGTCTTGAGGAACCTACCTCATGTTTATTCACTCAAATTTATAATCGCCAAATTATAAAAAGCATTGTCAATTTACCAattatgtttccattaaataaaaaaaatctatactACTTTCGAGTGTATTAGTCACAATGTTCAATTTATTTGGTTgtaattcagacaaaaaaaaaaagacgtttcTGATCTACGGAAATGCCATCATAATCAAATATACGTGTTCATTTACCCACATTTACTACATACTTTGCTTCCTTCAATAATCATTCTGCACTTCATTAGTAATACTTAGATGCAGTtatatttgctttgcttttataCTTGAATCTtaccaaataattaaaaatatatgatgAGAAATAGCAGAGGACATAAACTGCTAGAAAAAGTAACTACCTAAACCAGTTCAGCCAAACTTTGCAATTACAAACGTAAGCAACGCAGGAGCATAAGACACCTGCCTTCCTGTGCATGCCGACTCTGATCCCCTCTGAGAATCGGACAGCATTTCTCAGAGCATTAAAACCGCAGAGGGGAGGGGAGCTCAGCACTGACAGAGCAACTCGCCTCACATGGTCGTCCCAGACACACAACCGAACAGATTATCCCATGTCTACATGACAGAGAAGCATAAACTGCATGCAAAACGGCAGCCTGACATACTTGACTTAAAAGTCGAGTCAGGTGGTTTTCTTCTCTGTCAAGCGTATGTGGtccaaaacaataaaccaaacTTATTTGATTTGGTACCAACTGCATAAAACCGTtgaaaaccccaaaacaataatcaaatgaatttttaagtgcaaacaaacaagcagtAAACTTGAGTGGCTGCATAAAAGGCTTCCACTCAGTAATGATGAGTCATTTCTGAGTTTCACTCGCTGTGAAATACTGAAGTCCTTTGATGTGGGAATCATGTAGAGCTCAATATTAACTGAGATTAGGTTACACAACCTGTCAGATCTTAAGATCCTACCTATGCAAATGACAAGTATAATgataagtgtttttttcccccaacttcgacaattttgaaaacaagtttattGGAAGGAAAGAAGATCAAGCATATTTGTATGAATCACTGACATCTTTACTCATCCAAAGCACAGAGGAAGTGAAGTTGCTTTCTCtctaaaaagtcaaattaaaagttttcctCGATCAGCTATTGGGAGGCATTCtgagaaccaaacagaaaactttttttgtgcATAGGTAAAGCCACAAAACCAGTCATGTACCGGATAGATGCTACTGTGGCTAAAGATCTGTATGACAGGATGGGAGTGTTACTGCAAAGCAACTGTACCAAATAAACAATGCTGCACATACTGAAAAGTGCTTAGCCAAAATGCCTGTGACACAGATGAGATCTCTGCAGTTCAAATATGCCACGCTTTACTCTCCAATGCAAAGCTGCTGAAATCCATGCACCCTCTCAAGTCTAGACTTTAATGAGCTTTCTCCTCTTGCAGCTTGTAAAGGTTCACATTCCTCACGCTGTCCAAACTCATAAGACCTTAACCAGCTCACTGCGCAGTGCACTGCAGGGATGCTTCATGCCTCTGTAGGTATGTGGCCATCAAACCCCAGAATCGGGTCATGGAGCAATGCTCTGATTTTGCAGTCTGCTTCAAATCTTTTGGTTGAACTTAATGAAAAGTAGAAGGGGGGAAAGTAATCTCAGCTTTTGCTGCACAGACTGAGACATTTCCAAATTTGACAGAAACCAATGGTGTCAGATCTTATCCCCAGTTAACTAATAAAATTGAATATGTATGCATTTTTTAAGAAGATGAAAACTATAACGGCACAAAGGGTTAAAACCTAAAAGGCAACACTGCTCAGCGAATAGCAGAAACCCTGTACAGGCCTGGGCAACTTATGCTACTTAGCCCGCTAGCTAAAGTCTGCAGTTACTAACCTTACCTGTACATGACAAGCTAACTTTGCTACATTAGCTGAAAATGCTCTTTTTAGGTAAATGTATCTGCAGAATAATCTCAAAATCTTAAGTTTTATCTCACGTTTTGCTTACATGCATTaccccaaaacaaacactttcacttttttttaaccccaAGCCGCCCAGAATGTTGCTAGTTAGCTTAAAGCTAGCATCAACGTTAAAGTTTTTAGCACAAACGTTACACTTTATGTCTGTGTTGCACATTGAAGATAATAAATGGCAGCTATCGGGCCCGTGTCG
This window encodes:
- the znf652 gene encoding zinc finger protein 652 isoform X1, with product MKSCQNLKEEVSIPSLGGMSQEEARRTPVSQNYYHSNNPDLVLTGKVHRREVSGKPYSVLVDNKMSAKTVGTDQNMGQVPPQHVTSQQHQQYFREGAQEAGSQESETGNQESSDDTEVDEDDEEEEDEEEEEEENEEGFKREQIIVEVNLNNQTLHVSKGDNKTGTAADDSERGGSDEDDEEEEEEEEEEEESHDEEEEEDEEDEAMESQTTRSRRTRQSSSSASPPKRKSLRMALSAATAGMTTRGRRRRMEPPKSKRRSGRSTPSSASTEKTGEKAELEEEKEMLACEKCPRVFNTRWYLEKHMNVTHRRMQICDKCGKKFVLESELALHQQTDCEKNIQCVSCNKSFKKLWSLHEHIKIVHGYAEKKFSCEICEKKFYTMAHVRKHMVAHTKDMPFTCETCGKSFKRSMSLKVHSLQHSGEKPFRCEHCDERFQYKYQLRSHMSIHIGHKQFMCQWCGKDFNMKQYFDEHMKTHTGEKPFICEICGKSFTSRPNMKRHRRTHTGEKPYPCEVCGQRFRFSNMLKAHKEKCFRVTSPVVLQTSGSSVPVRLFANAFSSPASSSSSPTTVPGPSAATPATTSTSLGLGPTGGPVPQQGPVGHAFSHVQLHSAPSHHHLSNAPQQANPHSHHHLVVPPVAHLPPPPALFKSEPLNHCGHEDSSYLHHMAPLDKGPGAPQHH